One genomic region from Drosophila subpulchrella strain 33 F10 #4 breed RU33 chromosome 2R, RU_Dsub_v1.1 Primary Assembly, whole genome shotgun sequence encodes:
- the LOC119549392 gene encoding zinc finger protein jing isoform X2, with product MSKPTTPQRHGNPNLLPTLQWPWNTSLGSTSTAVPAATANKNKRTAAGSGTGAGELPSTFDASKRLKVAAMEESQTKITGFFKSQMKPSPNGGKLSPQPGQQQQSNPANTLTMSTPATTASLNKYFNILSQLKEQKAQQQQQLQQQQQPQPSAKALSTATPSIPVAPAPPAPPVVTPSSSLPVPALKKIERSTKQPAKIAQVAPNLRKTPSSGSSGSSSSSSSSSSNGSSTGKSPAKKHVAIAPRTPEMKQQQQGKAAMVYRPPATSPALKQKQISPPAPVTATAPAPAPAPALNPSPAPANPTLYQLPVQLPNLVQLPPQPAQAAAAQYFLNGTVFKLLQQVTTATTTTATTATSAVATAGNPFGLLNLATAGNPFGLPNAAGGQFPIEAGSYLHHQLLLARQNNMSLNENMASNPCGNMNFVNPLNNQQVGLKDNKLYIVNSAEYLGYLMSLQIALNNQQHQQQQIISATQPPPLAATNNSNTNTATATQPPPLAATNNSNSNTANNSTASNSNNHNASNNLSNINSNNTAIQPQRAIVKPPMHSSTQPPPLVTISAAASSPAAKRSLPAAKPYQKRLPTKGRVGAASIIATPTTPPPLVPTSATKELGQLRKSTGTTGPPATSTPTPTPPLVSIAPSKLTPTISMSKQGPTIKLANSAPDLFDLVKNSKVVAKVSQPLTPLPFSSPSNSSNGSHCLRSSPALSNSNSCTLSAFSKIKVETSELASQTGSTVSSSMPPISPKPQSFAGQLPKREPESEAETLKHDLLPDCTNSNSNSNSCSSSTYSHSVSSAADLSLEASTPAPSPSPSASPSGLGSPSPATSNMSGSSRRAASQTDMLSELVTSSCISSGGDDCSQATDSPPPTTLPLQLVKSEDLIPPTPTASGGSSSGSSNYDEEDDKSVASLETHQTHKRLRDLPTPESGIGGSLSNSESSNSIADAISSKSASVGPPTTAASSASSSASDSNSLASNAPSPASPDDSSAAPSPSCSTSTAAYIPPSTEVDIAMVEATSKSLPKSAISPILSQPKTIRFPAGAGAGGKGGKRHDGVCYWDKCNKKHESNSKLLDHMQTHHVNTQTGPFACLWVGCKVYNKESCSRRWLERHVLSHGGSKQFKCIVEGCGLRFGSQLALQKHVNNHFNATDNAKESTSKRTSDPPVPKQLRKNGKKLRYRRQPFSARMFDFFDTGIMEGLQHRLRQISTLTNGAQAIEFQGQCLMRRRNSQGGYECFVRWSPREIISDEWLPECSNRTRQHTKVLHIKQMRPAEKTRVDSLLSTAFRLRYDSQLFADSYNVNEQQVGELSGSDCEEDGDQDDEEADDDDDEEEEDGGSSSRSASCETVSSYQQVLSIAKLQMQQRRKHPRKPPKVMPSAREQLVPTDALVPI from the exons ATGTCCAAGCCGACGACGCCCCAGCGCCACGGCAACCCCAACCTCCTGCCCACGCTGCAATGGCCATGGAACACCAGCCTGGGCAGCACCTCCACCGCCGTTCCCGCCGCCACGGCCAACAAGAACAAGCGAACGGCCGCGGGATCTGGGACGGGAGCGGGCGAACTGCCCAGCACCTTCGATGCCAGCAAAAGACTGAAGGTCGCCGCCATGGAGGAGTCCCAGACCAAGATCACCGGCTTCTTCAAGTCCCAGATGAAGCCGTCTCCAAATGGCGGAAAGCTTTCGCCACAGCCTGGACAGCAACAGCAGAGCAATCCGGCCAACACTCTGACCATGAGCACACCCGCCACTACAGCTTCGCTGAACAAGTACTTCAATATCCTCTCCCAGCTGAAGGAGCAGAaggcccagcagcagcaacagctacaacaacagcagcagccgcagccgTCGGCCAAGGCTTTGTCCACAGCCACTCCATCGATTCCGGTTGCTCCTGCGCCTCCCGCCCCGCCTGTGGTCACTCCCAGTTCCAGTTTGCCCGTGCCAGCGCTGAAAAAGATCGAGCGCAGCACCAAGCAACCGGCCAAGATTGCCCAGGTGGCGCCCAATCTGCGCAAGACGCCCAGCAGTGGCTCCTCGGGCAGCTCTTCTTCGTCCTCGTCCAGCTCCTCCAATGGCTCAAGTACAGGCAAATCACCAGCCAAGAAGCACGTGGCCATCGCTCCCAGGACGCCGGAGAtgaaacagcagcaacagggcAAGGCGGCCATGGTCTACCGACCGCCGGCAACGAGCCCCGCCCTGAAGCAAAAGCAGATCTCACCACCCGCCCCCGTAACGGCCACGGCACCCGCTCCAGCGCCAGCACCAGCACTCAATCCTTCGCCCGCTCCCGCCAATCCAACGCTCTACCAACTGCCCGTGCAGTTGCCCAATCTAGTCCAGCTTCCGCCCCAGCCTGCCCAGGCAGCTGCTGCCCAGTATTTCCTCAATGGAACTGTCTTCAAGCTGTTGCAACAGGTGACAAcggcgacgacgacgacggcCACCACAGCCACCTCGGCGGTAGCCACGGCTGGCAACCCCTTTGGACTGCTTAATTTGGCCACGGCGGGAAATCCCTTTGGTCTACCGAACGCTGCCGGCGGGCAGTTTCCCATTGAGGCTGGTAGCTACCTCCATCATCAGCTGCTTCTCGCCAGGCAGAACAACATGAGTTTAAATG AAAACATGGCTTCCAACCCGTGCGGCAACATGAACTTTGTTAATCCACTCAACAACCAGCAAGTGGGACTCAAGGATAACAAACTATATATAGTTAACTCGGCCGAGTACCTAGGATACTTAATGAGCTTGCAGATAGCTTTGAACAACCAACAGcatcagcaacaacaaataatATCTGCCACACAGCCGCCACCACTGGCGGCCACGAACAACAGCAATACGAACACTGCCACTGCCACTCAGCCGCCACCATTGGCAGCCACGAACAACAGCAATTCGAACACTGCCAACAACTCGACTGCCAGCAACAGTAACAACCACAATGCCTCGAATAATCtaagcaacatcaacagcaacaacactGCCATACAGCCTCAGCGGGCGATTGTGAAACCGCCGATGCACAGTTCCACGCAGCCGCCTCCGCTGGTGACGATTTCCGCTGCCGCATCTTCGCCGGCAGCCAAACGGTCACTTCCCGCCGCTAAGCCATACCAGAAGCGGCTGCCCACAAAGGGAAGAGTGGGAGCGGCTTCTAttattgccacgcccaccactCCGCCCCCTCTGGTGCCCACGTCGGCCACAAAGGAGCTGGGTCAGCTGCGAAAAAGCACGGGGACCACTGGGCCACCCGCAACATCAACGCCGACCCCAACGCCTCCGCTGGTGAGCATCGCACCCTCGAAGCTGACACCCACGATAAGCATGTCCAAGCAAGGACCTACGATTAAGCTGGCCAACAGTGCGCCCGATCTCTTTGACCTGGTCAAAAACTCCAAGGTTGTGGCCAAGGTGTCGCAACCGCTAACGCCACTGCCCTTCAGCTCGCCGAGCAACAGCAGTAACGGAAGCCACTGCCTGCGATCCTCGCCAGCGCTGTCCAACTCAAACTCGTGCACCCTGTCGGCCTTCAGTAAGATCAAGGTGGAAACGTCGGAGCTGGCTTCGCAGACCGGCTCCACGGTCTCTTCATCGATGCCTCCAATATCACCCAAGCCCCAGAGCTTCGCCGGGCAGCTGCCCAAGAGAGAACCAGAGTCGGAGGCCGAGACACTGAAGCACGATCTTTTGCCCGACTGCACCAACAGCAACTCAAACTCGAATtcgtgcagcagcagcacctatTCACACTCGGTCAGTTCGGCAGCTGATCTCTCGCTAGAAGCCTCTACGCCAGCGCCATCTCCTTCGCCCTCAGCATCGCCATCCGGCTTGGGATCTCCATCGCCGGCGACCAGCAACATGAGTGGCAGCAGCCGACGAGCAGCTAGCCAGACTGACATGCTCAGCGAGCTGGTCACCTCGTCGTGCATCTCGAGCGGCGGCGATGATTGCTCTCAGGCCACGGACTCGCCTCCACCGACGACACTTCCCCTGCAGCTGGTCAAGAGCGAGGACCTGATCCCGCCGACACCCACGGCCAGTGGCGGAAGCAGCAGCGGGAGTAGCAACTACGATGAGGAGGACGACAAGTCGGTGGCCTCGCTGGAGACCCATCAGACGCACAAGCGGCTGAGGGACCTGCCAACGCCGGAGTCTGGCATCGGTGGAAGCCTGAGCAACAGCGAGAGCAGCAACTCAATAGCAGATGCCAT TTCCTCCAAATCCGCCTCTGTGGGACCACCTACCACTGCAGCGAGCAgtgcctcctcctccgcctccgaCAGCAACTCACTGGCCAGCAATGCACCTTCTCCCGCCTCACCGGACGACAGTTCTGCAGCTCCGTCGCCCTCCTGTTCAACCTCCACGGCAGCCTACATTCCGCCCAGCACTGAGGTGGACATTGCGATGGTCGAGGCCACCAGCAAAAGTCTGCCGAAGAGCGCCATTTCGCCGATCCTCTCGCAACCAAAGACCATCCGCTTCCCGGCGGGAGCAGGGGCAGGCGGAAAGGGCGGAAAGCGGCACGACGGCGTCTGCTACTGGGACAAGTGCAACAAGAAGCACGAGAGCAACTCAAAGCTGCTGGACCACATGCAGACGCACCACGTCAACACGCAGACAGGCCCCTTCGCTTGCCTCTGGGTGGGCTGCAAGGTGTACAACAAGGAGTCTTGTTCGCGACGCTGGCTGGAACGACACGTGCTCTCCCACGGTGGTTCCAAGCAGTTCAAGTGCATCGTCGAGGGCTGCGGCCTGCGGTTCGGCTCACAG TTGGCGCTGCAAAAGCATGTGAACAACCACTTTAATGCCACGGACAATGCCAAGGAGAGCACGAGCAAGCGCACCTCAGATCCACCTGTGCCCAAACAGCTCCGCAAGAATGGCAAGAAGCTCAGATATCGCCGACAGCCCTTCTCTG CTCGCATGTTTGACTTCTTCGACACGGGCATCATGGAGGGGCTGCAGCACCGCCTGCGCCAGATTAGCACACTCACGAACGGAGCCCAGGCCATCGAGTTTCAGGGTCAGTGTCTGATGCGAAGGCGCAACAGCCAGGGCGGCTACGAGTGCTTCGTGCGCTGGTCCCCGCGCGAAAT CATCTCCGACGAATGGCTACCGGAATGTTCGAATCGGACGCGCCAGCACACCAAGGTACTGCACATCAAACAGATGCGGCCAGCTGAAAAGACGCGCGTGGACAGTCTGCTTAGCACGGCCTTCCGGTTGCGCTATGACTCCCAGCTATTTGCcgacagttacaatgtaaatgAGCAGCAAGTCGGCGAGCTGAGCGGCAGCGACTGCGAGGAGGATGGAGATCAAGATGACGAAGAGGccgacgatgatgatgatgaggagGAGGAAGACGGCGGCAGTAGTTCGCGCAGTGCGAGCTGCGAGACGGTGTCCAGCTATCAGCAGGTACTAAGCATCGCCAAGCTGCAAATGCAGCAACGCCGCAAGCACCCGCGAAAACCACCCAAAGTTATGCCGTCGGCGAGGGAGCAGCTGGTTCCAACGGACGCCCTGGTGCCCATTTAG